A section of the Drosophila sechellia strain sech25 chromosome 3L, ASM438219v1, whole genome shotgun sequence genome encodes:
- the LOC6611052 gene encoding uncharacterized protein LOC6611052 isoform X3 — protein sequence MNDEDFSRGDVRDLSDVPEAEQFSASLKCSCVRLVPYRFEITEPVCFTTKGVRIAGILKDKDEKFELNIHKQEVIKVIAHFGNVEPAQPLVTLYLLKTCAEYVKNQLKLPDDQHHEQTGFKTHSYHTRRLILLFDSISVSARGNIKSMFSCVDEISSTDAAEILERIADYDRKTQDKSSQPPPRQLRADEQVSLLMYPPKGTGGLCIRMEDFVCLTKESYLNDIIIDFYLLWLRNTLIPEPQRERTHIFSTFFYKRLTTLTRPADMKQTAAQKRHARVQKWTKGVDIFDKDFIIVPINEQSHWFLAIICYPNLKGPVTFDTNQPVEPQQLKRPRGKKVALQIGNTTITPLTKRAEGGQLPAALTAENVCRIADDESERDEAEGDESDMASEDSENSNSAKEPASTPTPTTASTPSLPSSQPTATGPARNIASDDVPAVKQPLILIFDSLAGASRSRVVATLRDYLTCEYRVKKPDAQAHVFNKDNMPGHCVKVPQQNNFTDCGLYLLQYVEQFFGEPIRDYRLPIKQLTNWFDFLTVTKKREDIANLIQQLMDEGNQQQRLILPVIEFPTLNGQLVEYPEDTESAEFEEEEGHDDEDPASELHDENNAGTDMEVDPVNEEPALAGKAAAVAPTPTTAATPTGKRFVLKRRLHNGAISTPSNGNGEASSNGGALIPQLVSTATATTTGVSSGVAHLPTRGPSGGLKIRKIEP from the exons ATGAACGATGAAG ATTTCTCCCGTGGCGATGTTAGGGACTTGTCGGATGTACCCGAAGCGGAGCAGTTTTCCGCCTCCTTGAAATGCAGCTGCGTGCGTCTGGTGCCCTACAGATTCGAGATTACCGAGCCG GTATGCTTCACCACGAAGGGCGTTCGCATCGCTGGCATCCTGAAGGACAAGGACGAGAAGTTCGAGCTGAACATCCACAAGCAGGAGGTGATCAAGGTGATAGCCCACTTCGGCAACGTTGAGCCCGCCCAGCCACTGGTCACGTTATATCTCCTCAAAACGTGCGCCGAATACGTAAAGAACCAGCTCAAGCTGCCCGACGATCAGCATCACGAAC AAACCGGCTTCAAGACGCACAGCTATCACACTCGCCGTCTGATCCTGTTGTTCGACAGCATATCTGTGTCCGCCCGTGGTAATATCAAGTCGATGTTCAGCTGTGTGGACGAGATATCCTCGACAGATGCCGCCGAGATTCTCGAGAGGATCGCTGACTACGATCGCAAGACGCAAGACAAGAGCTCGCAGCCACCGCCGCGCCAACTGAGAGCAGACGAGCAGGTTAGCCTGCTGATGTATCCGCCGAAGGGAACGGGAGGCCTGTGCATACGCATGGAGGACTTCGTGTGCCTCACAAAGGAGTCCTACCTCAACGACATCATCATTGACTTCTATCTGCTCTGGCTGAGGAACACGCTGATTCCGGAGCCTCAACGCGAGAGGACGCATATCTTCAGTACATTCTTCTACAAGAGACTCACAACGCTAACGCGACCAGCGGACATGAAGCAGACGGCAGCACAGAAACGTCACGCCAGGGTACAGAAGTGGACCAAGGGAGTGGACATCTTCGATAAGGATTTCATTATAGTGCCCATTAACGAGCAGTCGCATTGGTTCCTCGCCATCATTTGCTACCCAAACTTAAAAGGACCCGTCACGTTCGATACGAATCAGCCTGTGGAGCCGCAGCAGTTGAAACGTCCCCGAGGCAAAAAGGTGGCCCTGCAGATTGGCAACACCACCATAACCCCGCTGACGAAAAGGGCAGAGGGAGGGCAGCTTCCAGCAGCTCTGACAGCCGAAAACGTGTGCCGGATAGCAGACGATGAGAGCGAACGGGATGAGGCCGAAGGCGATGAGAGCGACATGGCCTCGGAGGACAGTGAAAACTCGAACTCTGCCAAGGAACCAGCGTCCACGCCCACCCCCACGACAGCCAGCACGCCCAGTCTACCCAGTTCGCAGCCCACAGCCACCGGACCAGCGAGGAATATTGCATCCGATGATGTGCCCGCTGTAAAGCAACCTCTGATCCTAATCTTTGATTCCCTGGCGGGCGCATCGCGTAGCCGCGTGGTGGCCACACTGCGAGATTATCTCACATGCGAGTACCGGGTAAAGAAGCCGGATGCGCAGGCGCACGTCTTCAACAAGGACAATATGCCGGGCCACTGCGTCAAGGTGCCGCAGCAGAACAACTTCACCGATTGCGGCCTGTATCTGCTGCAGTATGTGGAGCAATTCTTCGGCGAGCCAATCAGAGACTACAGACTGCCTATCAAGCAGCTGACCAACTGGTTTGACTTCCTCACAGTGACGAAAAAGCGCGAGGACATTGCCAATCTCATACAACAGCTGATGGACGAGGGCAATCAGCAGCAACGCCTCATTCTGCCAGTGATCGAGTTTCCCACGCTGAATGGCCAGTTGGTGGAGTATCCAGAGGACACGGAGAGTGCCGAGtttgaggaggaggagggtcATGACGACGAGGATCCAGCTAGTGAATTG CACGATGAAAACAATGCCGGCACCGACATGGAAGTGGACCCCGTGAACGAGGAGCCAGCGCTGGCAGGGAAAGCCGCCGCAGTAGCACCTACGCCCACGACTGCGGCAACGCCCACGGGTAAAAGATTCGTGCTGAAGCGGCGCCTGCACAACGGAGCCATCTCAACTCCGAGCAATGGAAACGGCGAGGCTAGCAGTAATGGCGGTGCACTGATACCCCAACTGGTGAGCACGGCGACGGCGACGACGACGGGCGTTTCCTCCGGAGTTGCTCATTTGCCGACGCGTGGGCCCAGCGGTGGACTGAAGATCCGAAAGATAGAGCCGTAG